In the Syntrophus aciditrophicus SB genome, ATATTCGGGCCGCCTGTCCGCCACTCATGTTTACATGCCCTTATGGATCATCAACACGCTCTCTTTCGGAGCTGGCTGCCAGACGCGCCATCCGGGCCATCGAGGGAAAGGATCCTGATGACGTTGCACCGTATCTTGATTGCCGTTCGGCGGAATATGCCAGAATGGTCGAATGGATCCGCAAAGATTTGAACGTGACGACTTTGAAATACCTCAATATTGAATCCATGATCGAAGCCATCGGCCTGTCGAAAGATCAGCTGTGCCTTCACTGCTGGCGGGGGCACTGATCTTTGCTCTACAGAAGGCCTTCCACAGAACCCTTCATTCATGGCAAGAAAAGGCATGTCCTGCGCTCCTGTTGAATGGAAACCCTCTGAGTCAACCTGGAAACCCTCACCACCATAAAAAATAACCTGCCATGAATCTGAAAAACGCGGCGAGCGGCAGAAATATGTCGCTGCTCCCGTAATCATTTCATTCCAGGAACTTCGGATATTCCTCATTGAAGGTGTTTATGCCTTTGTGCTATACCGATTAGCAAATATCAAAGTATAAGGAATTTCATTGAATAACCAGGTCAAGAGAAGAAAGACCAAAGCGGTCAATGTCGGAAAGGTTCAGGTTGGTGGAGGGGCCCCGGTTGCCGTTCAGTCCATGACCTGCACGGATACACGCAACGTCCGCGAAACGATAGAGCAGATTGAAGCCCTGGAAAAGGCCGGCTGTGAAATTGTCCGGGTGGCAGTGCCTGATGCTGAAGCCGCTTCCGTATTGGGAAAAATAAAAAAGTCCATTTCCATTCCCCTGATTGCCGATATCCATTTCAATCATCATTATGCCCTCATGGCCATCGAGCAGGATGTTGACGGGATTCGGATCAATCCGGGAAATGTGGGTAAAAAGAATATTGCGGAAATTGTAAGGGCTGCAAAGGATCACAATACGGTCATCCGGATCGGTGTGAATGCCGGATCGCTCGAAAAGGAACTGCAGGAAAAGCACGGCGGCCCAACAGCCCATGCGCTGACAGAAAGCGCCTTGAACAATCTTGCCTTTGTTGAGGATATGGGTTTTGACCGGATCAAACTCTCCCTCAAATCATCCCATGTTCCCACCATGATTGACGCTTACCGGCTTGTCGCGGATAAAACCGACTATCCCCTTCACCTGGGTGTGACCGAAGCGGGCACTCTTGTCACTTCCGCTGTCAAGTCCTCCATCGGCATGGGACTTCTCCTGCACGAAGGGATAGGCGATACCATCCGTGTTTCAGTCACCGGCAGTCCGGTTTTGGA is a window encoding:
- the ispG gene encoding flavodoxin-dependent (E)-4-hydroxy-3-methylbut-2-enyl-diphosphate synthase is translated as MNNQVKRRKTKAVNVGKVQVGGGAPVAVQSMTCTDTRNVRETIEQIEALEKAGCEIVRVAVPDAEAASVLGKIKKSISIPLIADIHFNHHYALMAIEQDVDGIRINPGNVGKKNIAEIVRAAKDHNTVIRIGVNAGSLEKELQEKHGGPTAHALTESALNNLAFVEDMGFDRIKLSLKSSHVPTMIDAYRLVADKTDYPLHLGVTEAGTLVTSAVKSSIGMGLLLHEGIGDTIRVSVTGSPVLEIGIAYDILRALDIRRVGPDIISCPTCGRCEIDLFGLVEQVEHSLSGMKDYMKIALMGCVVNGPGEAAEADVGIAGGRGMGLLFKKGQVIRKIREEEFVKALLQEIQEMTGE